A window from Chitinophaga filiformis encodes these proteins:
- the lepB gene encoding signal peptidase I, whose amino-acid sequence MNLAFWRRNKEGQPKKKKSAVREWFDAAIFAIIAATLIRTFIFEAYTIPTPSMEKTLLVNDFLFVSKISYGPRIPMTPLAVPFTHHTLPFTKYSKAYSEAVHWKYRRLPGFSDVERYDVVVFNFPEGDTVALEQQEQSYYQLVRFYGRDAVWEQNHVTSRPVDKRENYIKRCMAVAGDTLSIKEGIVFVNGTQAPIPPESERTYWVKTTGDPLNPSRLDELNIDPSPRSVDDSATFRYDLTPGMANLLKTWPAVQDIRPYVKSPRQDVQVFPHDTAHYRWTEHNFGPLYIPKKGVTVNLDSTNIAFYDRIISVYEGNKLEARNGQFYINNKPANTYTFKMNYYWMMGDNRDNSLDSRFWGFVPEDHIVGKAWLIWMSYGHGSIRWNRLFRTIK is encoded by the coding sequence TGGCTTTTTGGAGAAGAAATAAAGAGGGTCAGCCAAAGAAGAAGAAATCTGCCGTTAGAGAGTGGTTTGATGCTGCTATTTTCGCCATCATCGCTGCTACCTTGATACGCACTTTTATTTTTGAGGCGTACACTATCCCAACCCCATCTATGGAAAAAACATTACTGGTAAACGACTTTTTGTTTGTCAGTAAGATCAGCTACGGGCCTCGTATTCCCATGACGCCACTCGCTGTACCTTTTACTCACCATACGCTGCCGTTCACTAAGTATAGTAAGGCTTATTCTGAAGCTGTACATTGGAAATACAGACGTCTGCCAGGTTTTTCAGATGTTGAACGTTATGATGTAGTGGTATTCAACTTCCCTGAAGGAGATACCGTAGCCCTGGAGCAACAGGAACAAAGCTATTACCAGCTGGTAAGATTTTATGGACGTGACGCCGTATGGGAACAGAACCATGTTACTTCCCGTCCTGTAGATAAACGTGAGAACTATATCAAGCGCTGTATGGCCGTTGCCGGCGATACCCTTAGCATCAAAGAAGGTATCGTTTTCGTGAATGGTACACAGGCGCCCATCCCACCGGAAAGCGAACGTACCTACTGGGTAAAGACCACCGGAGATCCGCTGAACCCAAGCCGTCTCGACGAACTGAACATCGATCCGTCCCCACGCAGTGTTGACGACTCCGCCACTTTCAGATATGACCTGACCCCTGGTATGGCCAACCTCCTGAAAACATGGCCGGCCGTACAGGATATCAGGCCTTATGTAAAGTCGCCAAGACAGGATGTACAGGTGTTCCCGCACGATACTGCACATTACAGATGGACAGAACATAACTTTGGCCCCCTGTATATTCCAAAGAAAGGTGTGACCGTCAACCTTGACAGCACCAACATTGCTTTCTACGACCGTATCATCAGCGTATACGAAGGCAATAAGCTGGAAGCCAGGAACGGACAATTCTATATCAATAACAAACCGGCCAATACCTACACCTTCAAAATGAACTATTACTGGATGATGGGTGATAACCGTGATAACTCACTGGATTCCCGTTTCTGGGGTTTTGTTCCTGAAGATCACATCGTAGGTAAGGCATGGCTGATCTGGATGAGCTATGGCCACGGCAGCATCCGCTGGAACAGGCTGTTCAGAACAATTAAATAA
- the cdd gene encoding cytidine deaminase translates to MDIRKHSFEYHSFQDSAALPIADLRLLEEAREVTAQAYAPYSNFYVGAAILLANGIVVRGTNQENASFPAGICAERVALSTAASLYPGVPILTIAISYHNPSGSNDTPISPCGICRQTLSEYEGRQQQSIRVVMSGQTGKVFIIQTIRHLLPLGFSAEDMQ, encoded by the coding sequence ATGGACATCCGTAAACACTCTTTTGAATACCATTCTTTCCAGGATAGTGCAGCCTTACCCATTGCAGATCTCCGCTTACTGGAAGAAGCCCGCGAAGTAACCGCCCAGGCTTATGCCCCTTATTCCAACTTTTATGTAGGCGCCGCCATTTTACTGGCTAACGGTATCGTGGTAAGAGGAACAAACCAGGAGAACGCCTCTTTCCCTGCCGGCATCTGTGCAGAAAGAGTGGCCTTATCGACCGCAGCGTCCCTCTATCCGGGAGTACCTATCCTTACTATCGCCATCAGCTATCACAATCCATCAGGAAGTAATGACACGCCTATTTCACCCTGCGGCATCTGCCGGCAGACCTTATCAGAATATGAAGGGCGTCAGCAACAATCTATCCGTGTTGTCATGAGCGGGCAAACGGGAAAAGTGTTCATTATCCAGACTATCAGACACTTGCTGCCATTGGGATTCTCTGCAGAAGATATGCAATAA
- a CDS encoding tetratricopeptide repeat protein, with the protein MAFPGNKLKGLYKEGVNCRSEGRFQAAKKCFNEILHYDSSYTVAYLQMAEILALEEEYHESIRYYQHFLRLDEEQPASWYAMGVLYFNTKDFHNAVGAFEKAQKKGHPADADYNLHLGTAYLHIRQVEKGVKHLKSCLALRENDPRPMQALAHHYYLAGNYDAAIMYWGKLLGIQPENAFAMFMLGKSYIGNGEVAKGEALCDRALAVTQ; encoded by the coding sequence ATGGCTTTCCCAGGAAATAAATTAAAGGGTCTATATAAAGAAGGAGTGAACTGCCGCAGTGAGGGCAGATTTCAGGCTGCAAAGAAATGTTTCAATGAAATATTACATTATGACAGCAGCTATACAGTAGCCTACCTGCAAATGGCCGAAATCCTGGCATTGGAGGAGGAATACCATGAAAGCATACGCTATTACCAGCATTTCCTCCGCCTGGATGAAGAACAGCCGGCCTCCTGGTATGCCATGGGGGTACTATACTTCAATACCAAAGACTTTCATAATGCAGTCGGTGCTTTTGAAAAGGCACAAAAGAAAGGGCATCCTGCCGATGCAGATTATAACCTGCACCTGGGCACTGCCTACCTGCACATCCGCCAGGTAGAAAAAGGTGTGAAACATCTTAAATCCTGTCTTGCTTTACGTGAGAACGATCCCAGGCCCATGCAGGCATTGGCGCATCACTATTACCTGGCAGGCAATTACGATGCTGCCATTATGTACTGGGGTAAATTACTCGGTATTCAGCCAGAGAATGCTTTTGCCATGTTTATGCTGGGCAAGTCATACATTGGCAATGGTGAAGTGGCAAAAGGAGAAGCCTTGTGTGACAGGGCGCTGGCAGTGACGCAATAA
- a CDS encoding arginine--tRNA ligase: MSVVQSIRSAAAAAIKALFEQTIPAKDIAINTTKPEFEGEYTILVFPFTKFSRLKPEETADRLGTYLVEHNPDLVSGYNVIKGFLNLQICEQYWAQYLQQHFNNRNIGKKASNGKKVMVEYSSPNTNKPLHLGHLRNNFLGYSIAEILKANGYDVIKANLVNDRGIHICKSMLAWQLFAHGDTPESTGIKGDHLVGDYYVKFETILKEQTEPIIARALENDFKDFQGADLERIEKLVTLFHKPEIKADEEKLSKLNDEIKELSRKQTEIMQQAQIMLQQWEAGNPEVRHLWATMNSWVYKGFDETYKRLGIDFDKMYYESETYLLGKDLVEEGLAKGVLFKKPDNSIWIDLTADGLDEKLLLRGDGTSVYMTQDLGTARLKYADYQMDQSIYVVADEQNYHFKVLQLILKKLQEPCADGIFHLSYGMVELPSGRMKSREGTVVDADDLIDETIEAAAEQTANSGKLKDMAEEDLQALYKMLGIGAMKFFLLRVDPKKRMVFDPRESIDLHGFTSVFVQYAHARIKSILREVAPDADKLEGYCHKGSLLPLEKELILLNEQYESVLEEALKEMSPSVIANYVFQLAQQFNSFYAEKVDGKYTYSVQDAETPEKQKLRTQIVMLTARTIAKSMKLLGIDVPERM; the protein is encoded by the coding sequence ATGAGTGTTGTACAATCCATCAGATCTGCTGCTGCAGCAGCAATTAAGGCGCTTTTCGAACAGACAATTCCTGCAAAGGACATTGCGATCAATACTACCAAACCTGAATTTGAAGGTGAATATACCATCCTGGTATTCCCCTTCACTAAATTCAGCCGCTTAAAACCCGAAGAAACTGCTGATCGACTGGGTACATACCTTGTTGAACATAATCCGGACCTCGTGTCCGGTTATAACGTGATCAAGGGCTTCCTCAACCTGCAGATCTGTGAACAATACTGGGCACAGTACCTGCAGCAACACTTCAATAACCGTAACATCGGTAAGAAAGCCTCCAACGGGAAAAAAGTAATGGTGGAATACTCCTCCCCCAATACCAATAAACCTTTGCACCTGGGTCACCTCCGTAATAACTTCCTCGGCTATTCGATCGCAGAGATCCTCAAAGCCAACGGTTACGACGTGATCAAGGCCAACCTCGTGAACGACCGCGGTATCCATATCTGTAAATCCATGCTGGCCTGGCAGCTGTTTGCCCATGGAGATACCCCCGAATCAACCGGCATCAAGGGCGACCACCTGGTGGGCGACTACTACGTGAAATTTGAGACCATCCTTAAGGAACAGACAGAGCCTATCATAGCACGCGCGCTTGAAAACGACTTCAAAGATTTCCAGGGCGCAGACCTGGAACGTATAGAGAAGCTGGTTACCCTCTTCCATAAGCCTGAAATAAAGGCGGATGAAGAGAAACTCAGCAAACTCAATGATGAGATCAAGGAACTGTCCCGTAAACAGACAGAGATCATGCAGCAGGCCCAGATCATGCTGCAGCAATGGGAAGCAGGCAACCCTGAGGTACGTCACCTCTGGGCTACCATGAACAGCTGGGTGTACAAAGGTTTCGATGAAACCTACAAACGCCTGGGCATCGACTTCGACAAGATGTACTATGAAAGCGAGACCTACCTGCTGGGTAAAGACCTGGTAGAAGAAGGACTGGCAAAAGGCGTACTGTTTAAAAAGCCTGACAACTCCATCTGGATAGACCTGACTGCCGACGGGCTTGATGAGAAATTGTTATTGCGCGGAGATGGTACCTCTGTATATATGACGCAGGACCTGGGCACCGCCCGTCTTAAATACGCCGACTACCAGATGGATCAGAGCATCTATGTGGTGGCAGACGAACAAAACTATCACTTCAAAGTGCTGCAGCTGATCCTGAAGAAACTGCAGGAACCTTGTGCGGATGGTATTTTCCATCTTTCCTACGGCATGGTGGAATTGCCCAGCGGCCGTATGAAGAGCCGTGAAGGTACCGTTGTAGATGCAGATGACCTGATCGACGAAACGATCGAAGCAGCAGCAGAACAGACAGCCAATTCCGGTAAACTGAAAGATATGGCCGAGGAAGATCTGCAGGCACTTTATAAGATGCTCGGTATTGGCGCCATGAAATTCTTCCTGCTGCGTGTAGACCCTAAAAAGAGAATGGTGTTCGACCCGAGAGAGTCTATTGACCTGCACGGATTCACGAGCGTGTTTGTCCAGTATGCGCATGCCCGTATTAAATCTATTCTGCGCGAGGTAGCACCGGATGCAGATAAGCTGGAAGGTTACTGTCATAAGGGCAGCCTACTGCCCCTGGAGAAAGAACTGATCCTGCTGAACGAACAATATGAAAGCGTGCTGGAAGAAGCCCTGAAAGAAATGAGCCCTTCTGTGATCGCTAACTACGTGTTCCAGCTTGCACAACAGTTCAACTCTTTCTATGCCGAGAAAGTAGATGGTAAATACACCTACTCTGTGCAGGATGCGGAAACGCCGGAAAAGCAAAAGCTCCGTACGCAGATCGTTATGCTCACAGCCAGGACCATTGCGAAGAGTATGAAACTGCTGGGTATTGATGTACCTGAAAGAATGTAA
- a CDS encoding OmpA family protein produces the protein MKNTSLIRAACVLALSTPLCSIAQTTVTGPIFTDGPGYRRWSVGVNGGLLAPVAPTGGSNDFTKWKAQVGYGAYVKWQILHSLGIRADYVGGKLAGNNDRKLGNEKDPNRRLDHFETKLKWSGSLNAVINLATINWMYRKNAIQLYVSGGAGLANYSPKIATTSGGALMEYKTNGSITEFYVPIGAGLKFKLSEAVNLDLGYTMHYVDGDNLDGFHFGPDKDKYSYGYAGLEFPLGPRNKSQLNWQNPAKVMYDELAAQKANLQRELETSRAENNRLSGEMSKLTADADGDGVSDYFDKCPGTASGAKVDGSGCELPKITEPKAPTQVIITDEDRRIVRNAIQNLEFETGKSSIKPGSYASLDQLAEMLKTRGFSLKLGGHTDNVGNATKNMALSKDRAESVKQYLVNQGANPSKIEAVGYGSTQPIASNKTKAGRQKNRRVEFTIY, from the coding sequence ATGAAAAACACCTCACTTATCCGGGCAGCGTGTGTGCTGGCCCTTTCCACTCCACTATGCAGTATTGCCCAGACCACTGTGACCGGCCCTATTTTTACTGATGGCCCCGGCTACCGGCGATGGTCAGTGGGTGTCAACGGAGGATTGCTGGCCCCGGTTGCCCCTACCGGCGGCAGTAACGATTTCACAAAATGGAAAGCCCAGGTCGGCTACGGGGCTTATGTAAAATGGCAGATCCTCCACTCCCTCGGCATCCGGGCCGACTATGTGGGTGGCAAGCTGGCAGGCAATAATGACCGCAAACTGGGGAACGAAAAAGATCCCAACCGGCGCCTGGATCACTTCGAAACCAAACTCAAATGGTCCGGCAGCCTGAATGCCGTTATCAACCTGGCCACCATCAACTGGATGTACAGAAAGAATGCGATCCAGTTGTATGTATCCGGCGGCGCAGGACTGGCCAATTATTCGCCGAAGATCGCCACGACATCGGGCGGCGCCCTGATGGAATATAAAACCAATGGCAGCATCACCGAGTTCTATGTACCCATCGGCGCAGGATTGAAATTTAAACTCTCGGAGGCCGTCAACCTCGACCTGGGATATACCATGCACTATGTAGACGGGGATAACCTGGATGGCTTCCACTTCGGCCCTGATAAAGACAAATACTCCTACGGCTACGCCGGACTGGAATTCCCCCTGGGACCGAGGAATAAATCGCAACTGAACTGGCAGAACCCTGCTAAAGTGATGTACGATGAACTGGCAGCACAGAAAGCCAACCTGCAACGCGAGCTGGAAACCAGCAGGGCCGAAAATAACCGCCTGTCCGGAGAGATGAGTAAACTCACCGCTGATGCGGACGGAGACGGCGTATCTGACTATTTTGATAAATGCCCGGGTACAGCGTCAGGCGCCAAGGTAGACGGCAGCGGCTGCGAACTGCCTAAGATCACCGAGCCGAAAGCGCCTACCCAGGTAATTATTACAGATGAAGACCGCCGCATCGTCAGGAACGCTATCCAGAACCTGGAATTTGAAACCGGCAAATCCAGCATCAAACCCGGCTCTTACGCCTCGCTCGACCAGCTGGCAGAAATGCTCAAGACCAGGGGCTTCAGCCTGAAACTTGGCGGCCATACCGACAATGTGGGCAATGCTACCAAAAATATGGCCCTCTCCAAAGACAGGGCAGAATCAGTAAAACAGTACCTGGTCAACCAGGGCGCAAATCCATCTAAGATTGAAGCAGTAGGTTACGGATCCACCCAGCCGATAGCCAGCAATAAAACAAAGGCCGGAAGGCAGAAAAACAGAAGGGTGGAGTTCACCATCTATTAA
- the dnaK gene encoding molecular chaperone DnaK, whose translation MGKIIGIDLGTTNSCVAVMEGNEPVVIANDEGRRTTPSVVGFLKNGERKVGDPAKRQAITNPVNTIMSVKRFMGRHFDEVSNEIPHWSYKVARGENNTTRIDIDGRLYTPQEISAMILQKMKKTAEDYLGQEVTEAVITVPAYFNDAQRQATKEAGEIAGLAVRRIINEPTAAALAYGLDKKHADSKIAVFDLGGGTFDISILELGDGVFEVKSTNGDTHLGGDDFDKVIMDWLAEEFKKDEAVDLHKDPMAWQRLKEAAEKAKIELSSSQETEINLPYITAVDGVPKHLVKKLSRAKFEQLADSLVERTLEPCRKALKDAGMNTSEIDEVILVGGSTRIPKIQEVVEKFFGKKPNRGVNPDEVVAIGAAIQGGVLTGEVKDVLLLDVTPLSLGIETMGGVFTKLIEANTTIPSKKSETFSTAADNQPSVEIHVLQGERPLASQNRTLGRFILDGIPPAPRGVPQVEVIFDIDANGILHVTAKDKGTGKTQNIRIEAGSGLSKEEIEKMKAEAKANESSDKEQREKIEKLNQADSLIFQTEKQLKEYGDKIPADKKGTIETALNKLKEAHKSGDVAQVDAAVAEMNNAWTAASEELYKATQEAQANGGAAGQGQPQGSAAGNEGVTDAEFEEVK comes from the coding sequence ATGGGAAAGATAATAGGTATTGACTTAGGAACTACCAACTCATGCGTTGCCGTAATGGAAGGTAACGAACCGGTAGTAATTGCCAATGATGAAGGACGCAGAACTACGCCCTCCGTTGTGGGTTTCTTAAAAAATGGCGAGAGAAAGGTGGGTGACCCGGCCAAGCGCCAGGCTATCACTAACCCTGTGAACACGATTATGTCAGTAAAGCGTTTCATGGGACGCCATTTTGACGAGGTATCAAACGAAATACCTCACTGGAGTTATAAAGTTGCGCGTGGTGAAAACAACACTACCCGTATCGATATTGACGGCAGACTGTATACTCCGCAGGAGATCTCTGCCATGATCCTGCAGAAAATGAAGAAAACTGCTGAAGACTACCTGGGTCAGGAAGTAACTGAAGCGGTGATCACTGTTCCTGCTTACTTTAACGACGCTCAGCGTCAGGCTACAAAAGAAGCGGGCGAGATCGCAGGTCTGGCGGTACGTCGTATCATTAACGAGCCTACTGCCGCTGCACTGGCTTACGGACTGGATAAAAAACATGCTGATAGCAAGATCGCTGTATTTGACCTTGGTGGTGGTACCTTCGATATCTCCATCCTGGAACTGGGCGATGGCGTATTCGAAGTAAAATCTACCAACGGTGATACGCACCTGGGTGGTGACGACTTTGACAAGGTGATCATGGACTGGCTGGCCGAAGAATTCAAGAAAGATGAAGCGGTTGACCTGCACAAGGATCCAATGGCATGGCAGCGTCTGAAAGAAGCAGCAGAAAAGGCTAAAATTGAACTGTCTTCCTCTCAGGAAACAGAGATCAACCTGCCTTACATCACTGCAGTAGATGGTGTACCTAAACACCTGGTAAAAAAACTGAGCCGCGCTAAATTCGAGCAACTGGCAGATTCCCTGGTGGAAAGAACACTGGAACCTTGCCGTAAAGCCCTGAAAGATGCAGGCATGAACACTTCTGAGATCGACGAAGTGATACTGGTAGGTGGTTCTACCCGTATCCCGAAGATCCAGGAAGTGGTAGAAAAATTCTTCGGTAAGAAACCAAACAGAGGTGTGAACCCGGATGAAGTAGTAGCGATTGGTGCCGCTATCCAGGGTGGTGTATTGACCGGTGAAGTGAAAGATGTATTGCTGCTGGACGTTACCCCGCTTTCTCTGGGTATCGAAACTATGGGCGGTGTATTCACCAAACTGATCGAAGCTAACACGACCATCCCGAGCAAGAAATCTGAAACCTTCTCCACTGCTGCTGATAACCAGCCAAGTGTTGAAATTCACGTACTGCAGGGTGAACGTCCTTTAGCCAGCCAGAACCGCACACTGGGCCGCTTTATCCTGGACGGTATTCCACCGGCTCCGCGTGGTGTTCCTCAGGTAGAAGTGATCTTCGATATCGATGCCAACGGTATCCTGCACGTAACCGCAAAAGATAAAGGCACCGGTAAAACACAGAATATCCGCATCGAAGCAGGTAGCGGTCTGAGCAAGGAAGAGATCGAAAAAATGAAGGCGGAAGCGAAAGCCAACGAATCATCAGATAAGGAACAGCGTGAAAAGATCGAAAAGCTCAACCAGGCTGACAGCCTGATCTTCCAGACTGAAAAACAGCTGAAAGAATATGGCGATAAGATCCCTGCCGATAAGAAAGGCACAATCGAAACTGCTCTGAACAAACTGAAAGAAGCACATAAGAGCGGCGATGTTGCCCAGGTAGATGCAGCTGTTGCAGAAATGAACAATGCATGGACCGCAGCTTCCGAAGAACTGTACAAAGCAACACAGGAAGCACAGGCTAACGGTGGTGCTGCAGGTCAGGGTCAGCCGCAGGGAAGCGCCGCAGGGAACGAAGGCGTAACCGATGCTGAATTTGAAGAAGTAAAGTAA
- a CDS encoding dipeptide epimerase encodes MQLTLHPFELKFRHTFTISRKSKDVQPLLVVELKQDGISGLGETADNSYYNMTVPRLMEDINAHRAVIEGHTLTTPEAFWELLFPLFKDNLFALCAIDLAAHDLYAKQLNKKLYEVWGLDIARNPMTDYTIGIDTVENMVNKLKEFPWPIYKIKLGTQDDIAIIKELRRHTDAIFRVDANCAWGVEETLRNATAFKSLGVEFIEQPMPAEDVEGMKRVYASSALPLIADESCITEADVARCQGLFHGINIKLTKCGGITPARRMIDHAKRLGMQVMTGSMNESTVGTSAVAHLLPYLDYVDMDGPLLLAEDTADGVKIVDGRIIYADRPGTGAVLK; translated from the coding sequence ATGCAATTGACACTACACCCGTTCGAATTAAAGTTCAGGCATACGTTCACCATCTCACGTAAGTCAAAAGACGTTCAGCCATTGTTGGTAGTGGAACTGAAGCAGGATGGCATCAGTGGCCTGGGAGAAACAGCCGATAACTCCTATTACAATATGACCGTGCCCCGCCTGATGGAAGATATCAATGCTCACAGAGCAGTGATAGAAGGGCACACCCTGACAACACCCGAAGCCTTCTGGGAATTGTTATTTCCTTTGTTCAAAGACAACCTCTTTGCACTCTGCGCCATCGATCTGGCCGCGCACGATCTTTACGCGAAGCAACTGAATAAGAAACTGTACGAGGTATGGGGGCTTGACATTGCCCGCAACCCGATGACCGACTATACGATCGGCATTGATACAGTAGAAAATATGGTCAATAAACTGAAAGAGTTCCCCTGGCCGATCTATAAGATCAAACTGGGCACACAGGATGATATTGCCATTATAAAGGAACTGCGCCGGCATACGGATGCCATTTTCCGAGTGGACGCCAACTGCGCCTGGGGAGTGGAAGAAACCCTGCGCAATGCTACCGCTTTTAAATCGCTGGGCGTGGAATTCATCGAACAGCCTATGCCGGCTGAAGATGTGGAAGGCATGAAACGGGTGTATGCCTCATCAGCCCTGCCCCTCATTGCCGACGAGAGCTGTATTACAGAAGCCGATGTAGCGCGCTGCCAGGGACTTTTTCATGGTATCAATATCAAACTGACCAAATGCGGAGGCATTACGCCCGCCCGCAGGATGATCGATCATGCAAAACGCCTGGGCATGCAGGTAATGACCGGCAGTATGAATGAAAGCACCGTCGGCACTTCGGCCGTAGCCCACCTGCTGCCTTACCTGGACTATGTGGATATGGATGGTCCACTGTTACTGGCGGAAGATACTGCTGATGGCGTAAAGATCGTTGACGGGCGTATCATCTATGCCGACAGGCCGGGTACCGGCGCTGTATTAAAATAA
- a CDS encoding PmoA family protein → MKNRQLFSRPVLCIAALLLLLTRAFPVSAQLLAHISVKAGARQCVNVPVSAVMKDAVMLVQDSLQFFEIQQGRRQAVPFQLSGSGHLYWIMDGKTAPGKARTYELVKGKPVPAKTTMQAKDSAGALVLEEGNQHLLQYNYRIAEPPAGVDTVYRRSGFIHPLWAPDGQVITNIHPEGHWHHVGIWNPWTHTSFKGKETDFWNLQKKEGTVRFKGFISRTQGPVLCGFQALHDHIAFSGKQETVAINEEWDVKAFNSSGSTSRIWDIDNTMSCADTAGITLLQYRYGGGFGLRTTAEWKAANSKVLTSEGKTRKDADSTRARWIKITGRTDKGEAGILVMCHPSNYDYPQPVRVWPENNERGEIMMNFSPTKMRPWQLRYGQTYRLCYRVIVFTDDLSKEEVEAAWEAYAKPPQVSVSWSAGL, encoded by the coding sequence ATGAAAAACAGACAATTATTCTCCAGACCTGTGCTGTGCATAGCTGCCCTGCTGTTGTTGTTAACAAGGGCCTTTCCGGTCAGCGCCCAGCTGCTGGCCCATATCAGTGTCAAAGCCGGCGCCCGCCAATGTGTGAATGTACCCGTTTCCGCCGTTATGAAAGATGCAGTGATGCTGGTACAGGATTCATTGCAGTTCTTCGAAATACAGCAGGGACGCCGCCAAGCGGTTCCTTTTCAACTCTCCGGCAGCGGCCATCTGTATTGGATAATGGATGGCAAAACAGCTCCGGGAAAGGCCCGTACATACGAGCTGGTAAAAGGCAAGCCTGTTCCTGCGAAGACCACGATGCAGGCAAAAGACAGCGCCGGCGCCCTGGTGCTGGAAGAGGGCAATCAGCATCTTCTTCAATACAATTACAGGATTGCAGAGCCACCTGCCGGCGTGGATACCGTCTATCGCCGCAGCGGTTTCATACATCCCTTATGGGCGCCCGACGGCCAGGTCATCACCAATATACATCCGGAGGGGCACTGGCACCATGTAGGGATCTGGAACCCCTGGACGCACACCTCTTTTAAAGGGAAAGAAACTGATTTCTGGAACCTCCAGAAGAAAGAGGGCACTGTCCGTTTCAAAGGCTTCATCAGCCGTACGCAGGGACCTGTATTATGCGGTTTCCAGGCGCTGCACGATCATATTGCCTTTTCGGGCAAACAGGAAACGGTAGCGATCAACGAAGAATGGGACGTTAAAGCGTTCAACAGCAGCGGCAGTACCAGTCGCATCTGGGATATCGACAATACCATGAGCTGTGCTGATACAGCCGGCATCACCCTCTTACAATACCGTTACGGCGGTGGTTTTGGCCTCCGTACCACGGCAGAATGGAAAGCCGCTAATAGCAAGGTGCTGACCTCAGAAGGTAAAACACGCAAGGATGCGGACAGTACCCGTGCCCGCTGGATCAAGATCACCGGCCGCACAGATAAAGGAGAAGCAGGCATCCTCGTTATGTGCCATCCTTCCAACTACGATTATCCCCAGCCCGTACGCGTATGGCCGGAGAATAACGAAAGAGGAGAGATCATGATGAACTTCAGCCCTACCAAAATGAGACCCTGGCAATTAAGATACGGGCAAACCTACCGCTTGTGCTACAGGGTCATTGTATTCACGGACGATCTTTCGAAAGAAGAAGTGGAAGCCGCCTGGGAAGCATATGCAAAACCACCGCAGGTTAGTGTTTCCTGGAGCGCAGGTCTCTGA
- a CDS encoding peroxiredoxin family protein, which produces MSNNFARYADLSPEFEIENVKKAYKTRTPISPLHAGATFPAFHINKKNIIATSDILKSVQGLQSITQLIDRPLVLAFHSIHWNSYGTRLLEELNDIYADIRVMGGQLLLVTTDEQQRFEEATSALQLPFASIWDQHNQIAAKAGLYSATDPIWDRISGVNEDVPVPAIYVLTPSLKIVYSSVDLWLEKSLERRDLLSAVYEASHQGSHGIAI; this is translated from the coding sequence ATGTCTAACAACTTCGCCAGATATGCAGATCTTTCTCCTGAATTTGAGATTGAAAACGTGAAAAAAGCCTATAAGACCAGGACCCCGATCAGCCCTTTACATGCAGGAGCTACATTCCCTGCGTTCCATATAAATAAGAAAAATATTATTGCCACTTCAGATATCTTAAAGTCTGTGCAGGGCTTACAGTCCATTACACAACTGATAGATCGTCCGCTGGTACTGGCTTTCCACTCCATTCACTGGAATAGTTATGGTACCAGGCTGCTGGAAGAGCTGAATGATATTTATGCAGATATCCGCGTAATGGGTGGCCAGCTGCTGCTGGTAACCACTGATGAGCAGCAACGTTTCGAAGAAGCTACATCAGCATTACAGCTGCCTTTTGCCAGCATATGGGATCAGCACAACCAGATTGCTGCGAAAGCAGGCCTTTATTCTGCTACCGATCCGATATGGGACAGGATATCAGGTGTGAATGAAGATGTGCCTGTACCGGCCATTTATGTACTGACACCTTCACTGAAGATCGTTTACAGCTCAGTAGACCTGTGGCTGGAAAAATCACTGGAAAGAAGGGATCTGCTATCTGCAGTGTATGAAGCAAGTCACCAGGGATCACATGGAATAGCCATATAG